The sequence AGTCAAATTTTCATTAATAGGTGCTATCAGATGAATTTTTATCCGCTACCTTCTCTTATCTCTGTAATAGGAAACTTATCCTTAGGAGCTTTTGTTTATGCAAAAGGTAAGAAGAGCCAGGTCCATAAAAGTTTTGCTCTTTTATGCTTAATTTTAGCCTTTTTTAGTTTAAACACTTATTTAAAGCTGGTTACTCAAAGGGCTGAAAGCGCCTATCTCTATAACTATATTTTAAGCACCGGAATTATTCTTATTCCATTTGCTCTCCATTATTTTTCCTTCCATATTACTAAGATTAATACCCTTAAAGAAAAAATAGCTCTAATCTTAAATGGAATCTCTACTTTATTCTTTTTGGGAATAAATCTTTCTTCTCCCCATCTCTTAGTAACTAAGATGATTCAAAAACCTTTTGGCTATGTAGCGGTAAATGGCTATTTATACCAAGTTTATCTATTAGGAGCTTTTTCTTTTATCTTTTATGCTATTTACTTAGTAACTTTAAAGTATAAGACAACTAAATCCCCTACTGAAAAAAACCAGATGTATTGTTTGTTAATAAGTTTTGGGATAGGCTCTTTAAACATTATCTCCTTTATATTTTCTACTTTAGGATACAATTACTATTCTCCCACCGGAAATATAGCTAACTTATTAGCTTTGGCCATTACTGCTTTTGCCATACTTCGTCGAGGAACGATAAGCACTTTAGTCATCTTCGAGCAAAGTTTCTTATATCTTTTATTAAGTGTGTTTATTATAGTTACTTATATAGTGGTGGTAGGTCTTTCTTATCTACTCTTTATTAAGACATTACCAGAAATATCTATCTTCGTAACTATCTTAGTAGCTATTATTATCTCTTATCTATTTCAACCCTTAAAGGAAAAATTTTCTTATTTTAGTAAAAAAATATTCTTTAAGATTGATTATGATGCCCCTACATTCTTATTAGATTTTAGCCAAAAGTTAAGTAACATCTTTGAATTAAGCAAGCTTCTCTCCATTACCACCAAAGAGATATCCGAGACTTTAAGATGTAGCCATTGTTTTATCTTACTTTATAACGAAGAAAGTAAGTTATTTGAAACAAAGGCATCTTTGGATAACAAAGACAAAAATTTAATCTTTAAAGAGGATAATTGTATAGTCAGATACTTAAGCCAAAAAGACACTCTTTTAATTAGAGAAGACTTAGATATTTGGTCGAGTCAAGATCTATCTGTTCATTTTTCTAAAGAAGAACTCTTGGTAATTATGAATGAGCTAAAGAAATGTAAAGTAGCTATTTGCATCCCTTTATCTTCTATGGAAAGAATGTTTGGTATTTTATGCTTAGGTGATAAAATAAGATCTATTTACACCCCCCTCGATCTATATGTCCTAAAGTCTATCAAAGAGCAAATTAGCATTTCGACTAAAAATCTGATGCTTTTAGAAGAAATGAAGAAGATGAAAGAAAATTTATACCAAGCAGATAAATTAGCCACCATAGGAACTTTGGTTTCTGAAATTGCTCATGAAATTAGAAATCCTTTAGTCTCTATCAGTGTCTTTGCTCAATTAATAAAAGAAAAGATAGAAGATAAAAATTTTCAAGAAAAGATTAAAAGCATTCTTCCTAACGAGGTAAAAAAATTAAATAGCTTCTTAGACAAATTACTTAATTTTAGCCGAGCTTCAGAATTTCAATATCAAAAAGTAGAGATCGGGAAGATCATAGAAGAACTCCTCTTGCTCTTAGAAGAAACATTTATTAAGCACTACCTTACTTTAGTTAAAGATTATTCTATAAAAGAAGCTTATGTTTTAGGAGAAAGTAGTCAGTTGAGACAAGTCTTTATGAATATTGTTATTAATGCTGTTCAAGCTATGCCCCAAGGAGGCCAATTGAGGGTAAGTTTAAGCCAAGAAGAAAGGTTTTTAAGTCTAAAAATTTCTGATACCGGTGGCGGTATTCCCGAAGGAAATCTCTCTAAAATATTTGAACCTTTTTATACTACCAAAGAGAAAGGAACTGGCTTAGGACTTTCTATTTGTAAAAGGATTATTAGAGAACACCAGGGAGAGATTAAAGTAACCAGTGAGGTTAATCAAGGCACTACCTTTGAAATCCAACTTCCTTTAGTCATTTAATTTTTTTCTTTTCATAGAAATAATTTCTCATTATCCCTAAAGTGTATCTACCAATAATCTTTATCGCACTTATTAATGAAAATTTGACTTAGAGCAAATTAATTTAACTTTAAACAAGTTTATCTTTTATTGCTCGGTATTATTCCCTATGTCTAATTTTTGTTAATAACTACTTCAATGACTATAAAAGAATTATTGACAAACATAAAAATAGTATTATAAAATAAGACTACTTTAAAGTCTCTTAAAGTAGTCTTGAAAGAATAATAAAAAGAAGAGGAGTTTCTTAAAATAATGCTTGTTATTATAGGGTTAGCTGTAGTTTTAGGAAGTGTAGGATTTGGATTTTTCTTAGAACATGGTAATTTCCATATGCTCTTCCAGCCAGCAGAGCTGGTTATTATTGGTGGAGCATGTGCTGGCGCTTTAATAACAGCTACTCCAATGAAGACCATAAAGCTTCTCATTAACGGTTTCAAAGAAATGTTTGGCGCCCATTCAAGTAAGGAATCTTATCTAGAATTATTCTCCTTATTAAATCGAATATTTATCAAGATAAAAAGAGATGGCCTTATCTCTATTGAAGGAGATATAGAAAATCCAACAGAAAGTCTCATCTTTAGAGAGTATGGACATATTTTAGCTAATAAGCTTCTCCTGTTATTTATCTGCGATAACCTAAGGGTAATTATGACCGCTACTAATATGCCAGCTCATCAATTAGAATCATTATTAGAAGTTGATATTGAAGTTGTTCAACATGACACGGTAGCTCCATCTATGGCTATGGCTAGTATTGCTGATGCTTGTCCAGGGCTTGGTATCGTAGCAGCCGTTTTAGGAGTGATCATTACCATGGGTGTCATTGACCAACCACCAACGGTCATTGGTCATCATATTGCAGCTGCTCTGGTAGGAACAATGATTGGAGTGCTTAGTTGTTATGGTATTCTTGGTCCCATAGCTGCAAACTTGGGACATATAGCTATTGGCAAATCAGTCTTCTTTAATGTGGTAAAAATAGCCCTTGTCTCTTATGTCAGTGGCATGGCTCCACTGATAGCTTTAGAAGCTGGAAGAAGGGTGATCCCTACTGAAGAAAGACCTACTTTTGTTGAGCTTGATCAAGTAATGCGCGAAGGACCTAAATGAAAGAAGAGGAAAAAGAAGAAAAGAAGAATATCATCATCATTAAAAAAGTAAATAAAGGTGGTCATGGTGGTGGTCATGGTGGATCATGGAAAGTAGCTTACGCCGACTTTGTAACCGCCATGATGTTGTTCTTTATTGTGATGTGGCTTATCAATATGCTCACCCCAGCTCAAAGAGATGGGGTAGCTTCTTATTTTCAAACCTTTAGTATCTTTGAAAAATCAAGTTTTTCAGTAATGGAAAAGGGTGCTTTGTCAGAAAAACCATGTTTAAGTAAAACACCAGAAAAGGGCCTGGAAAAGAAGGAAAAACTAGAAAAGACAAAACAAGAAGCCATGGAAGAGAAAGAAAAGGAACTAGAGAAGAAGGAAAAAGAGTTAAAGAAAAAAGAAGAACAATTAAAGAAGAAAGAAGAAACACCAGCAGCTAAAAATCTTAAAGAGGGATTAGATGAAAAACTTAAAAATCTTTCTCTTGATAGAAGTCAGATAAAGATTGAAGCAGATAATAGGGGAGTAAAGATTCAACTTTCAGAGACAGAAGGAAGTCCCTTGTTTCCCAAAGGTAGTCCTGAGCTTACACCCCATGCCAAGAAGATGCTTAGAAAGATAGCGGAGGACATCAAGGGAACTAATTATAAATTAATAATAGAAGGACATACTGATGCTCACCCCTATGTATCGGCTGAGTATACTAATTGGGAGCTTTCCACAGCCAGAGCCTCAAAAGCAAGAAGAGAACTTGAGCTTAATGGCATAGATGCCAAACGATTTAAACAAGTAGTAGGTTATGCTGACACAGAGCTTCTGGTAAAGGATAATCCTTATGACTCAAAAAACAGAAGGATTACCGTCTTACTTCTTACCCAATAAGGAAGTAATTGACCACAACCTCTTAGCTAACTCCATCTTTAATTCTTCCAAGCCATCACCTTTTAAAGCACTAATAGCTAATCCATTATACTGCCTAATAAACTTCTCTTTCTCTTTTTGAGTAATTTTATCAATCTTATTCATTACTAAAAGTTGAGGAATATTAGCCAAACCCAAATCAACCAAGACTTCCTCTACTATCTCAATATGTTTGGAATACTTAAAAAAAGAACCGTCTACTAGATGAAGAAAGAAATCTGCATCTTCAAGTTCTTCTAAAGTAGCTCTAAAAGCAGCTAAGAGATCTTTAGGCAGATGTCGAATAAAGCCAACCGTATCGACTAAGATTATTTTTTCAAGGTTCCAAATTTTATGATCATCTTGAGACATTTCTCCCCTAAAACAAAGAAGACGAGCATGGGGATCTAAAGTAGCAAAGAGTTTATCGTCAGTATACTCATGGCTCAAAGTTAAGCCATTTAGGAGAGTAGATTTCCCGGCATTTGTATAGCCAATAATGGCTACGATGGGTATCTTATTATCCTTTCTTTTCTTTCGACGTTCTCTACGGCTAAGAGTGCTATTTTTAAGTTTAGTTTCTAAATGGCTGATCTGCTCTCTAACCCGACGGCGACTTATTTCTAGTTTTGTCTCTCCAGGACCTCGACCGCCAATACCTCCCGTAAGACGACTTAAACCATTATCTAAACGAGTTAACCTTGGAAGTCTATACTTAAGTTGAGCCAACTCAACCTGCATCTTTCCATCACTACTTTGAGCTCTCTGAGCAAAAATATCTAAGATGAGCTGCGTCCGATCCAGCACTTTTAAATCAGTCATTTCACTAATTATCCTGGCTTGGGTTGGAGTTAAATCTTGATTAAAAATAATTATATCCGCCTCGGATTGAACGCTCTTTATGACTAGATCCTCTAATTTGCCTTTGCCTAACAAATACTTAGGATCAAGTTTTTTACGAAACTGTAAGGCTGTATCCACTGCTTCTACCCCTGCCGTCCAGACCAACTCTTTTAATTCATTTAAGGCTTCTTCTGCTTCTAATCTATCAAAATCATCACTCACATGAACTAAGACAGCTCTTTCTTGGGAAGATTTAATTTTTCTTGAAATTAGAGATTTAGCCGTAAATTCTTCTTCTAAAGCCTCGATAAATTCAATAAAGTTCAGATTGAGTTTAGATATACTTTGAGGTTCAACTATCTTCCAAAACTTTTCTTCTGAATTTTGAGGCAATAGATAACCTATCGAGATTAGTGGTTCTTGACGATAAAAATCAAGGGATATCGAAGCCATCAGATCTAATCGTAGGATAACCAAGTCTACTAAATCATCTCGACTAAGAGGTTCTCTGTTTAAATGGGTATGGATAAATCTTAAACCTCTAAATCTTCCACTTCCAACTCGAAGTCTTCCAAAATCTGGAAGAACTATTTTATGGAAATCTCCCACGGCTACATAATCAACATATCCAGCCCTACTAACAAGAATTCCTACTTGTCGTCCTATTTCATTTGAAATCTCTAATAAAG is a genomic window of bacterium containing:
- a CDS encoding GAF domain-containing protein — translated: MNFYPLPSLISVIGNLSLGAFVYAKGKKSQVHKSFALLCLILAFFSLNTYLKLVTQRAESAYLYNYILSTGIILIPFALHYFSFHITKINTLKEKIALILNGISTLFFLGINLSSPHLLVTKMIQKPFGYVAVNGYLYQVYLLGAFSFIFYAIYLVTLKYKTTKSPTEKNQMYCLLISFGIGSLNIISFIFSTLGYNYYSPTGNIANLLALAITAFAILRRGTISTLVIFEQSFLYLLLSVFIIVTYIVVVGLSYLLFIKTLPEISIFVTILVAIIISYLFQPLKEKFSYFSKKIFFKIDYDAPTFLLDFSQKLSNIFELSKLLSITTKEISETLRCSHCFILLYNEESKLFETKASLDNKDKNLIFKEDNCIVRYLSQKDTLLIREDLDIWSSQDLSVHFSKEELLVIMNELKKCKVAICIPLSSMERMFGILCLGDKIRSIYTPLDLYVLKSIKEQISISTKNLMLLEEMKKMKENLYQADKLATIGTLVSEIAHEIRNPLVSISVFAQLIKEKIEDKNFQEKIKSILPNEVKKLNSFLDKLLNFSRASEFQYQKVEIGKIIEELLLLLEETFIKHYLTLVKDYSIKEAYVLGESSQLRQVFMNIVINAVQAMPQGGQLRVSLSQEERFLSLKISDTGGGIPEGNLSKIFEPFYTTKEKGTGLGLSICKRIIREHQGEIKVTSEVNQGTTFEIQLPLVI
- the motA gene encoding flagellar motor stator protein MotA gives rise to the protein MLVIIGLAVVLGSVGFGFFLEHGNFHMLFQPAELVIIGGACAGALITATPMKTIKLLINGFKEMFGAHSSKESYLELFSLLNRIFIKIKRDGLISIEGDIENPTESLIFREYGHILANKLLLLFICDNLRVIMTATNMPAHQLESLLEVDIEVVQHDTVAPSMAMASIADACPGLGIVAAVLGVIITMGVIDQPPTVIGHHIAAALVGTMIGVLSCYGILGPIAANLGHIAIGKSVFFNVVKIALVSYVSGMAPLIALEAGRRVIPTEERPTFVELDQVMREGPK
- a CDS encoding OmpA family protein; protein product: MKEEEKEEKKNIIIIKKVNKGGHGGGHGGSWKVAYADFVTAMMLFFIVMWLINMLTPAQRDGVASYFQTFSIFEKSSFSVMEKGALSEKPCLSKTPEKGLEKKEKLEKTKQEAMEEKEKELEKKEKELKKKEEQLKKKEETPAAKNLKEGLDEKLKNLSLDRSQIKIEADNRGVKIQLSETEGSPLFPKGSPELTPHAKKMLRKIAEDIKGTNYKLIIEGHTDAHPYVSAEYTNWELSTARASKARRELELNGIDAKRFKQVVGYADTELLVKDNPYDSKNRRITVLLLTQ
- the hflX gene encoding GTPase HflX, with protein sequence MKEVFGNIIGIKPSQIKRLENIYRRKIDPSLIVPLDLASSLLEISNEIGRQVGILVSRAGYVDYVAVGDFHKIVLPDFGRLRVGSGRFRGLRFIHTHLNREPLSRDDLVDLVILRLDLMASISLDFYRQEPLISIGYLLPQNSEEKFWKIVEPQSISKLNLNFIEFIEALEEEFTAKSLISRKIKSSQERAVLVHVSDDFDRLEAEEALNELKELVWTAGVEAVDTALQFRKKLDPKYLLGKGKLEDLVIKSVQSEADIIIFNQDLTPTQARIISEMTDLKVLDRTQLILDIFAQRAQSSDGKMQVELAQLKYRLPRLTRLDNGLSRLTGGIGGRGPGETKLEISRRRVREQISHLETKLKNSTLSRRERRKKRKDNKIPIVAIIGYTNAGKSTLLNGLTLSHEYTDDKLFATLDPHARLLCFRGEMSQDDHKIWNLEKIILVDTVGFIRHLPKDLLAAFRATLEELEDADFFLHLVDGSFFKYSKHIEIVEEVLVDLGLANIPQLLVMNKIDKITQKEKEKFIRQYNGLAISALKGDGLEELKMELAKRLWSITSLLGKK